A single window of Achromobacter xylosoxidans DNA harbors:
- a CDS encoding aromatic ring-hydroxylating oxygenase subunit alpha — translation MTDIGRMAHVVPARTQLPVSAYFDEALFAREQELIFKQSSLYVGHQKLVPEVGDWRTLAQENGGRVLVRNQQGVELISNVCRHRQALMLGGQAGDVTGHCNSHGSLKATGGNIVCPLHRWTYNNQGELLGAPQFETTPCMNLQKFRLRDCHGLLFEGPRDPAADMAPLFARPEFDFGDYVLDHVEVHQCNYNWKTFIEVYLEDYHVGPFHPGLGRFVTCDDLTWEFNDWYSLQKVGVHNALAQPGSDVYKQWHDRLLSFRDGDAPDFGAVWVTYFPTHMIELYPHVLVLSTLYPKSPQETVNVVEFYYPEEIAAFEREFVEAQRAAYMETAIEDDEIAERMDAGRKALMLRGVNETGPYQSPMEDGMQHFHEWYRRIMQERL, via the coding sequence ATGACCGACATCGGTCGGATGGCACATGTTGTGCCAGCTCGCACCCAGCTACCCGTCAGTGCTTATTTTGACGAAGCCCTCTTTGCCCGCGAGCAAGAACTCATTTTCAAGCAATCCTCGCTGTACGTCGGCCACCAGAAGCTGGTGCCCGAGGTCGGGGATTGGCGCACCTTGGCCCAGGAAAATGGAGGGCGCGTGCTGGTTCGCAACCAGCAGGGCGTTGAACTCATCTCAAATGTCTGCCGCCACCGCCAGGCATTGATGCTGGGCGGCCAGGCCGGCGACGTCACCGGCCATTGCAATTCGCACGGCAGCCTCAAGGCCACCGGCGGCAACATCGTCTGCCCGCTGCACCGCTGGACCTACAACAACCAGGGCGAGCTGCTGGGCGCGCCGCAGTTCGAGACCACGCCGTGCATGAACCTGCAGAAGTTCCGCCTGCGTGATTGCCATGGCCTGCTGTTCGAAGGCCCGCGCGACCCGGCCGCCGACATGGCGCCGCTGTTCGCGCGGCCCGAGTTCGACTTCGGCGATTACGTGCTGGACCACGTCGAAGTGCACCAGTGCAACTACAACTGGAAGACCTTCATCGAGGTGTACCTGGAGGACTACCACGTCGGCCCGTTCCACCCCGGCCTGGGCCGCTTCGTCACGTGCGACGACCTGACCTGGGAGTTCAACGACTGGTACAGCCTGCAGAAAGTCGGCGTGCACAACGCGCTGGCCCAGCCGGGTTCGGACGTCTACAAGCAATGGCACGATCGCCTGCTGTCGTTCCGCGACGGCGACGCGCCCGATTTCGGCGCGGTCTGGGTCACGTATTTCCCGACCCACATGATCGAGCTGTATCCGCACGTGCTGGTGCTGTCGACGCTGTATCCCAAGAGCCCGCAGGAAACCGTCAACGTGGTCGAGTTCTACTACCCCGAGGAAATCGCCGCCTTCGAGCGCGAGTTCGTCGAGGCGCAGCGCGCGGCCTACATGGAAACGGCGATCGAGGACGACGAGATCGCCGAGCGCATGGACGCCGGCCGCAAGGCCCTGATGTTGCGCGGCGTGAACGAGACCGGTCCCTACCAGTCGCCGATGGAAGACGGCATGCAGCACTTCCACGAGTGGTACCGCCGCATCATGCAGGAGCGGCTCTGA
- a CDS encoding acyltransferase: MPLTDDRYARLDAARWLAAAAVVLLHSAALIVSEPAAFGNGAWLAANLYDSAARWCVPVFVMVSGALLLDPDKPQDARRFYSKRATRILTPLVFWSLFYLAWRTGLDWWDDGHVDFSFWPRKVAQGEPYYHLWYLYMIVGLYLFAPLVRLLYARSSPRSRSLWVVGILGLAILDALYRRALGAQPGFFLTWFLPYLGYFVAGRQIFDGELRVPRPALVLAASVAATALGVYTMSSNRTLNTYFYDYFSLTVPFMSLAAFQFIVSSPRLPRLASLAPLTFGVYLIHPVFLDVAHRAGAISGARRDAWVVPLLTLAVFALSAASSWLLRRHPATRRLV; this comes from the coding sequence ATGCCTTTGACCGATGACCGCTACGCCCGACTGGATGCCGCCCGCTGGCTTGCCGCCGCGGCGGTGGTGCTGCTGCACAGCGCCGCCCTGATCGTCAGCGAACCGGCGGCGTTTGGCAATGGCGCCTGGCTGGCCGCCAATCTCTACGATTCGGCGGCGCGCTGGTGCGTGCCGGTGTTCGTGATGGTCAGCGGCGCCCTGCTGCTCGATCCCGACAAACCGCAGGACGCGCGCCGCTTCTACAGCAAGCGGGCGACGCGGATCCTGACGCCGCTGGTGTTCTGGAGCCTGTTCTACCTGGCCTGGCGCACCGGCCTGGACTGGTGGGACGACGGCCACGTCGATTTCTCCTTCTGGCCGCGCAAGGTCGCCCAAGGGGAACCCTACTACCACCTCTGGTATCTCTACATGATCGTGGGGCTGTACCTGTTCGCGCCGCTGGTGCGGCTGCTGTATGCGCGCAGCAGCCCGCGCTCGCGTTCGCTGTGGGTGGTGGGCATCCTGGGCCTGGCCATCCTCGATGCGCTCTATCGCCGCGCCCTCGGCGCGCAACCCGGTTTCTTCCTGACCTGGTTCCTGCCCTACCTGGGCTATTTCGTCGCCGGGCGCCAGATCTTCGACGGCGAGCTGCGCGTGCCACGGCCGGCCCTGGTGCTGGCCGCGAGCGTGGCGGCCACGGCCCTGGGCGTGTACACCATGTCCAGCAACCGAACGTTGAACACCTATTTCTACGACTACTTCAGCCTGACCGTGCCGTTCATGTCGCTGGCGGCATTCCAGTTCATCGTCTCGTCGCCGCGGCTGCCACGATTGGCGTCGCTGGCTCCGCTGACCTTCGGGGTCTACCTGATCCATCCGGTGTTCCTGGATGTGGCGCACCGGGCCGGCGCCATCAGCGGCGCGCGCCGCGACGCCTGGGTCGTGCCGCTGTTGACCCTGGCGGTGTTCGCCTTGTCCGCCGCCAGCAGCTGGTTGCTGCGGCGCCATCCCGCCACCCGCAGGCTGGTCTGA
- a CDS encoding Bug family tripartite tricarboxylate transporter substrate binding protein: MIRKRYPFLAGLLLSVAALGAQADSYPSRPIKVVSPFPAGGATDVLTRVLAERMAKTLGQPMIVENKAGAGTSIGAAFVAREAPDGYTILMATNSTLVTNRYLYKELPYDPDGFAPIGMVGVGPLVLLSSPKRPFNSTADVVAYAKQNPGKLTFATFGAGTSSHLAGELFKERAGIDILHVPFKGATQALPALISGDVDLFFDMVATGMPQAEAGKVKVFAITSPNRLATESKLPTLAEQGYAGFDMTAWFSFVAPKGTPAPVLEKLQAALADTLKDEAVKKRMLEMGIDPRSGSPSELARQIRNEQPIVSQLIKQANIVLQ; this comes from the coding sequence ATGATTCGCAAGCGCTATCCATTCCTGGCGGGTTTACTGCTCAGCGTCGCCGCGCTGGGCGCCCAGGCCGATTCCTATCCGTCGCGTCCGATCAAGGTCGTATCGCCGTTCCCGGCCGGCGGCGCCACCGACGTACTGACCCGGGTGCTGGCCGAGCGCATGGCCAAGACGCTGGGACAGCCCATGATCGTCGAGAACAAGGCGGGCGCCGGCACCTCGATCGGCGCCGCCTTCGTCGCGCGCGAGGCGCCGGACGGCTACACCATCCTGATGGCCACCAACTCCACCCTGGTGACCAACCGCTACCTGTATAAGGAACTGCCCTACGATCCCGACGGTTTCGCGCCGATCGGCATGGTCGGCGTGGGCCCGCTGGTGCTGCTGTCCAGCCCCAAGCGGCCGTTCAACAGCACGGCGGACGTGGTCGCGTACGCCAAGCAGAATCCGGGCAAGCTGACCTTTGCCACCTTCGGCGCCGGCACCTCGTCGCACTTGGCGGGCGAACTGTTCAAGGAACGCGCCGGCATCGACATCCTGCACGTGCCGTTCAAGGGCGCGACCCAGGCCCTGCCGGCGCTGATCAGCGGCGACGTCGACCTGTTCTTCGACATGGTCGCCACCGGCATGCCGCAGGCCGAGGCCGGCAAGGTCAAGGTGTTCGCCATCACCAGCCCCAACCGCCTGGCCACCGAATCGAAACTGCCGACCCTGGCCGAGCAGGGCTACGCGGGCTTCGACATGACCGCCTGGTTCAGCTTCGTGGCGCCCAAGGGCACGCCGGCCCCGGTGCTGGAAAAGCTGCAGGCGGCCCTGGCAGATACGCTCAAGGACGAAGCCGTGAAAAAGCGCATGCTGGAGATGGGCATCGACCCGCGTTCCGGCAGCCCGTCGGAATTGGCCCGGCAGATCAGGAACGAGCAGCCCATCGTGTCGCAGCTGATCAAGCAGGCCAATATCGTCCTGCAATGA
- a CDS encoding IclR family transcriptional regulator, which yields MQSFSDPKRIPHPAAKPDQKLELSAPARRKRPGAVGEGPVSPDFITALARGLEVLRCFRPGVAALGNLDLARLTGLPKPTISRITYTLTELGYLRYHPDTGKYSPGYGVLALGFGLLAGLEVRELAKASMTDLARETGGAVALGAFDGDAMTYVEAIHGSSALYLRLPVGYRASLDSAMGRAYLASLPAAACADVLERLGPAAPAPAAIERARAELRDTGCCFAIGEWQSGINAVAVPFVSITGEGVFVMSCGGPEGLLPEAGLRTHVAPALRAAIAGLAGACA from the coding sequence ATGCAATCTTTTTCTGACCCCAAGCGCATTCCCCATCCCGCCGCCAAGCCCGACCAGAAGCTTGAATTGAGCGCGCCGGCGCGCCGCAAGCGGCCGGGGGCCGTGGGCGAGGGGCCGGTATCACCGGATTTCATCACCGCGCTGGCGCGCGGGCTGGAGGTGCTGCGCTGTTTCCGGCCCGGCGTGGCGGCGCTGGGCAACCTGGATCTGGCCCGCCTGACCGGCCTGCCCAAGCCCACCATCAGCCGCATTACCTACACCCTCACCGAACTGGGCTACCTGCGCTATCACCCCGATACCGGCAAGTACTCGCCCGGCTACGGCGTGCTGGCGCTGGGTTTCGGCCTGCTGGCCGGACTGGAGGTGCGCGAGTTGGCCAAGGCCTCGATGACCGATCTGGCGCGCGAGACTGGCGGCGCGGTGGCGCTGGGGGCGTTCGACGGCGATGCCATGACCTACGTCGAGGCCATCCACGGATCGTCCGCCCTGTACCTGCGGCTGCCGGTCGGCTACCGCGCCAGCCTCGACAGCGCCATGGGCCGCGCCTATCTCGCCAGCCTGCCGGCGGCCGCCTGTGCCGACGTGCTGGAACGGCTGGGGCCGGCGGCGCCGGCGCCTGCCGCCATCGAGCGCGCCCGCGCCGAACTGCGCGACACCGGCTGCTGCTTCGCGATCGGCGAGTGGCAGTCCGGCATCAACGCGGTCGCCGTGCCCTTCGTGTCGATAACGGGCGAGGGGGTGTTCGTCATGAGCTGCGGCGGGCCGGAAGGCTTGTTGCCCGAAGCCGGCCTGCGCACCCATGTGGCGCCGGCGCTGCGGGCCGCGATCGCGGGGTTGGCGGGGGCTTGCGCCTGA
- a CDS encoding exodeoxyribonuclease VII small subunit, translating to MAKPAQADPQTDDRPLPQDFETALAELESLVAAMEDGSLPLEQSLAAYRRGVALTRVCQDRLAQAEQQVKVLEGDLLRPLDPAALDDE from the coding sequence TTGGCCAAACCCGCACAAGCCGATCCGCAGACCGACGACCGTCCCTTGCCCCAGGATTTCGAAACGGCCCTGGCCGAACTCGAATCGCTGGTCGCGGCCATGGAAGACGGTTCGCTGCCGCTCGAGCAATCGCTGGCCGCGTACCGTCGCGGCGTGGCGTTGACGCGCGTCTGCCAGGACCGCCTGGCCCAGGCCGAACAGCAGGTCAAGGTCCTCGAGGGCGACCTGCTGCGCCCGCTGGATCCGGCGGCGCTGGATGACGAATAA